The DNA region TTCTGGCTTGAGCCCTCATGAGATTGGCATGAAGCTTCTGAATCATTTGCTCCCTAGCTGTAAAGCTCCTGTCCACCGCTTCCACAATAGTGCTCTGAGGACAATAAGGAAGATGGATTGCTGGTGGCTGACCATACACCACCTCATAGGGAGTAGTCTGGATAGCTGAATGATAAGTGGTGTTATACCACCACTCAGCTAGTGGCAACCAGGTGACCCATTCCTTAGGTCTTTGCCAAGTCATGGCTCTAAGGTAATGTTCTAAACACCTATTCAGAACCTCACTCTGACCATCAGATTGTGGGTGATAAGCAGTGGTGAGGCTTTGAGAAATGCCCAGCTGCTGTAAGAAAGCAGTCCAAAATGTACTGGTAAACAGAGGGTCCCTATCACTGACAATGTTGGAGGGAGCACCATGAAGCCTATAAACCTCTTTGATGAAAATCTCAGCCAAAGTAGAAGCTGTATAAGGATGAGTGAGGGGAATGAAGTGAGCATACTTGCTCAACCTATCAATGACAACCCAGATAGCATCCTTTCCATGAGACTTAGGCAATTTGTCAATAAAGTCCATAGCAATGCTCTGCCAAACGCCAGCAGGTATGGGGAGTGGTTGAAGTAAACCTGGACTAGCAACTCTCTCATACTTACACCGAAGACAAGTCTCACACTTTTGGATAAAATCAGCAACATCCTTACTGAGTCCTTTCCAGAAAAAATAAGGACTTAATCCTAACAACAGTAGCCCTTATACCAGAGTGCCCACCCTGATGAGAAGAATGCAGCCATTCCAAAATCAATGTTCTGACTTGAGAATTATTAGGAATCATCAACCTATGTTTCCTAAACAAGAAACCATCCACTACAGAATAGTGAGCATGTAGTTGAGGTTGGGCTAGGACTTGAGAGATGAGCTGCTGTAGAGCCTCATCAGCTGCATAAGCTTGAGTGAGTAAACCCCATAATTCTGAGGAAATGGAAGAAACTGAGAGCTGGAACAACTCTCCATGTGAAGCTCGAGAGAGAGCATCAGCCACCACATTCTCTTTACCCCTTTTGTACTGAATCACATAAGACAAGCCCATCAACTTAGTGACCCATCTGTATTGAGCTGGTGTGGATAATCTCTGCTCcaacaaaaacttcaaactttgCTGATCAGTAAGAATAGTAAACTGCTGAATAGCCAAATACTGGTGCCATTTAGTAACTGCATGGACCAAAGCCAATAGCTCTCTATCATAAACTGATAAGAGTCTATTTCTGGGGGATAGGACCTTACTAATAAAGGCCACGGGATGCTTGTCCTGTAGAAGAACAACACCAATTCCAGTACTAGAAGCATCAGTTTCCACTGTAAAAGGCTTCTGCAAATCTGGAATAGCAAGCACAGGAGCTTGGACCAAAGCATTTTTGAGCTGGAGAAAAGCTGCTGATGCTGCAGCTGACCAATGGAAACCATCTTTCCTCAAAAGATCTGTCAATGGGGAAGCCAGAATGCTATACCCTTTGATAAATCTTCTATAGTAGCCTGTAAGCCCTAAAAACCCTCTCAGCTGCTTAATAGTCACAGGTTCTGGCCAATCCTGAATATCTTTGATCTTTGTGGAATCTGTAGAAACCCCTGAGGCTGAAATAAAATGGCCTAAGTACTCAATCACAGGAGTAAAGAAAGCACATTTGCTCCTTTTGACATAAAAGGAATGCTTCCTAAGGACAGCAAACACCTCTCTTAGATGCTGCAAATGAGCCTCAACTGTAGCACTATACACTAAGATATCATCAAAAAATATGAGCACACTCTTTCTTAGAAATGGAGCAAAGATAGCATTCATAGCTCCTTGGAACGTTGAAGGAGCATTTGTGAGTCCAAAGGGCATAACAACATACTCATATTGCCCTGAATGTGTTTGGAAAGCTGTTTTCTCCACATCCTCAGGCCTCATCCTCAATTGATGATAGCCAGCTCTTAGGTCCAGCTTAGAAAAAATTTTAGCTCCACCCAGTTCATCCAATAAATCTTCCACCAATGGGATTGGGAACTTTGCCTTCACAGTCATGTCATTAAGTTTtctgtaatctacacacatccTCCAACTTCCATCCTTCTTTTTGACCAAGACAATTGGTGAGGCAAAAGGAGAAGAGCTAGGCTGAATGACCCCTGATTCCAGCAGTTCCTTCACCATTTTGTCAATGACATCTTTCTGTGCAGGGGGATATCTATATGGCCTGAGAGAGACAGGATTTGACCCCTCTTTAAGGATGATCTTATGATCATGAATGCCCCTAAAAGGTGGCAGCTGAGCAGGTTCCTCAAACACATCACTGTAGTCCTGCAAAATTGCTTCTTTATGAGCCTGCAACTCCTCATTCCCTCCTTCTGAAGATAGTCCAGAATCCCCTGATTCAGTGGCCTTGATGGTACAGCAAGCCACTTCCTGAAAACAAGGAAGAATCTGTAGTAGGAAGCTAAACTTATCTTCCCCAACCATATGGTGTAGTTTGGCAGCAGTGACCAACTTGTTCTCTTTTTCCTCCATGGCCTGCAATCTGACCATCTCTGTTCCCATAGCAAACTCCATAATCAAGTTGGTAAAATCCCATGATATTTTGCCCCTTTGTCTAAGCCATTGCATACCCAAAATGAGGTCACAACTACTTAGAGGAATAGCAATTGCATTATCAGTAAAAGTGTAACCCTGCATTTTCCATGAAATTCCCTCACACCAACCAGTGCCTTGTATGATTCCCCCATCTGCCACTGTTATTTTTACTGGTTGCAAACACTTAATCTTGCTCAACCCCTCATGGCATAATTTTTGGTTAATAAAATTGTGTGTACTTCCTGTATCTATCAACACAAAAATTCTCTTCTTGCCTAGCCAACCAGTCAATCTCATCATAGGATATTCTGAATCACCATCCAAAGCATCTAAAGAAATTGAATCACCATGCAAAGCATTAAGAGAGACTTTAGGAACATTTACCTCAAGTCGAGATTCTTGTTCCACCTCCTCCAAAAGCTCTTCTGACTCAAGACCATCTACTGCCATAAAGAAGACCTGAGACTTCTTTCTTTGGGGACAATCATGCCCTGGAGTGTACTTTTCATGGCAAAAGAAGCACAGATTCTGAGTACGATGTTCATCCATCTCCTTAGGAGTGAGTTTCTTCTGGAATGTGTAATTTGGCTTGCCCAGA from Lotus japonicus ecotype B-129 chromosome 2, LjGifu_v1.2 includes:
- the LOC130736952 gene encoding uncharacterized protein LOC130736952, with product MAEATRFQSSIREAEERIMAAMDPCIARHMRELELRFETQFNGFQEAMRGIGLQVTDLASARRSRTPGDGDHRMPTRLTRLDFPKFSKDDVDSWIAKCERFFALDGTPEGERVAVASIAMDESSFRWFQGLEQGTVGRVTWPEFAAALRTRFGVEFESPMEELKRLVQQGNLEEYHEAFDNLACRTELSESLKLQCYLGGLNPELCTGVKMFGPRTLLEAMRIAKLQERSLELLHKKSNSVTKTYSNWSERKGVAPVTVEKKAIERKTVGENNQKGILGKPNYTFQKKLTPKEMDEHRTQNLCFFCHEKYTPGHDCPQRKKSQVFFMAVDGLESEELLEEVEQESRLEVNVPKVSLNALHGDSISLDALDGDSEYPMMRLTGWLGKKRIFVLIDTGSTHNFINQKLCHEGLSKIKCLQPVKITVADGGIIQGTGWCEGISWKMQGYTFTDNAIAIPLSSCDLILGMQWLRQRGKISWDFTNLIMEFAMGTEMVRLQAMEEKENKLVTAAKLHHMVGEDKFSFLLQILPCFQEVACCTIKATESGDSGLSSEGGNEELQAHKEAILQDYSDVFEEPAQLPPFRGIHDHKIILKEGSNPVSLRPYRYPPAQKDVIDKMVKELLESGVIQPSSSPFASPIVLVKKKDGSWRMCVDYRKLNDMTVKAKFPIPLVEDLLDELGGAKIFSKLDLRAGYHQLRMRPEDVEKTAFQTHSGQYEYVVMPFGLTNAPSTFQGAMNAIFAPFLRKSVLIFFDDILVYSATVEAHLQHLREVFAVLRKHSFYVKRSKCAFFTPVIEYLGHFISASGVSTDSTKIKDIQDWPEPVTIKQLRGFLGLTGYYRRFIKGYSILASPLTDLLRKDGFHWSAAASAAFLQLKNALVQAPVLAIPDLQKPFTVETDASSTGIGVVLLQDKHPVAFISKVLSPRNRLLSVYDRELLALVHAVTKWHQYLAIQQFTILTDQQSLKFLLEQRLSTPAQYRWVTKLMGLSYVIQYKRGKENVVADALSRASHGELFQLSVSSISSELWGLLTQAYAADEALQQLISQVLAQPQLHAHYSVVDGFLFRKHRLMIPNNSQVRTLILEWLHSSHQGGHSGIRATVVRIKSLFFLERTQ